TTCTATATTAATACCTTTTGTTTTGAAAAACAAGGTTCTTACAACCATTTTTTTATTTTCAGCTTTAGTTTTAAAATCTAAATAAAGCATGACAATTTTTCTAACTGTAGATAAAAAAATAAAACTAAAGAAACTTCCAACAGCCTAACTAATCACCTCCACAATCTCTCAACTACCAATCTACCATGGTAAGTAAGTCCTCATTGTGAGACTGAAAGTCTGAAGAGTTATTAACATTCTGAAGACGCATTGCAAAAAAAAAAACTTATTAATATGATCAGATAGACTGGATATATATTAAGATCATTGCTTCCAAAGATATTAAATAAGTAACTTATAATACAAACTATGTGTCGTGTATGCCATGCCTCAAATTATGTTAGCTAGGACATACAATATGATTCTTCTTATCACTTCAAATTAATGAAGATCTTCTAACCATTACAAGATACCATGCAACATCATATATTGGTTTAAGGATTTGATGTTAAGTAAGGTTAGTTCACCCTTTATGATCTGACCAAACGTAAGTTTGCACACCTTTTCTTGGTATAACTACACTAAAATAATACCTACTACCACCAACTGATGATTGCTTATAGAATTCAATTCACATTCTATAAGAGAAATATTGGTTTATTTCCCGAATCTGCAACGTTTTACTCGATATTAATTGTTTTTTGTTAAAAGAAAGTTGGTCTAATATCACTTTATGGCAAAGCCTTTAGCTAACAACCATTAACCATATATCTATTGGACTTTTGAGTGTGGGATAATCAAACTACTAATGCTGATATATTTTTATTGATTAATAAATACTTTTATTTATTAGAATTGCTTTCAGGCACATCAGTGGAAAACATAAAAATGTTAAATTGTACATATGTACAAATTTACAATTGAACGTAGATAGTGAAGACTTTGTATTTAAAATTCACCATATGTATCATTGTATTTATAATATCATGGATCGCCACTGTCAACAATGTCGTTGTAGTATAGTGGTAAGTATTTCCACCTGTCACGTGGGTGACCCGGGTTCGCTCCCCGGCAACGGCGTATTCTTTTTCCTTTTTGTTCCTTTCTACATACACTTCGTCGCTTACCACCACCTCACAATTTCAACGACTCGACGTTTTTCTTCGCTTGGGACGGGACGCAGTATAGCAACCAATGGCTCACACCCCCTTCTCAACTTCGTCCACCGCCGCATTACGAAGGCGCGTGGGCATGTGCGTGACGTTACTGCGATGATTCATTGAATTTTGGAGAGAGCATGTGCATATGACTTAAAGAATACGGACTTTAGTTTAATCTAATCGAATCTAAACGAAGTCTCTTAAAGTCAAACGTTGTTCCCGATTCAATCCACTGACAAACTAACCACTTCTTCTCTGTCTTAAACGATGCAACTCGAGTTTCCAGATTCGATCTGTCACTGTCACTTTCCATGGCTAGAGAAAACCCACTGATGAGTTTCTCCTTCAGTCTCAGATACCTCTGTCACTTCACTCTCCTCATCTCTGTCCTCTCTTTCGTCTCTTTCCTCTTCAGACACAACACCACACTCTGTTATTTTCCTTACGACCACAATCCCAACACTGATCACACATTCGACCACACCCACGATAACGAAACCATCGATCTTCTTACCTTCTCTTCTGCTTGGAACCATCTCACTTTCTCCCCGTCCAAACCGAACAAGATTCTCAAGATCGCTGTCGTGGTTAAGAAATGGCCGCAAAAATCACAAGCTGGTGGGCTCGAGAGGCACGCGCTTACGCTACACCTTGCTCTAGCCAATCGTGGCCATGAGGTTCATGTTTTCACCGCCGCGTCTCCGTCCTTCCCTGAGTATGGACTGAAAAATCTTCGATTTCATCTCTCTGAGCCAACCTCCGGTGGATATCTCGATCAAGCTTCCCTCTCGCAAGAGCTTCAGGTAGACATAGAATTTTGAAATTGCTTCTGCGTTTATACCGCGTCGCTGGTTTGGACGCCAATGCTTTGCGTTTCCCCCATTTTGCGTTTCATGCAATATTTAAAATTTCAACCCTTTGGTTTTTGGAAAAAAAAAAGAGATTAAAATACCACAAATTAGCTATTATTTTTCAAAAATAACTGAATCAAAAATATTCTAACATTTTAGGTTTATGGTTTAGTGATTATTATTTAAGTTTAGTATTAAGGAGTGTGTTTTGTTTTAAAACTTTTATAATTATTATAAACGTTTATGAATGAGTTAAGAGAGTTAGATTAGTTTTTTCCTTTAACAAAAAAAAAGATTAGTTTTTCCAGCTTACAAAAAAAAGAGATTAGTTTTCTCATCTTATGAAAATTATCATCTTTTAAAAAATAATTTGAAAATTCTATGGTAAAATTAGAATTCTCCCAAAAAAAAACTATAATACCTTAATTTCTGTAACTTCTTACTAATTTTCAGTAAATTGATTCGATTTGGTCTTAATCGGTATTCTTGCGCCAGGCGTTAAGTCATTAGTGGCCGAATTTTTGACTAGGCATCCGCGTTTTTAAATTATGTAAACAACTTATTTTTAGGAATAATTTGAAATATACACCGTTTATCATTTGAAATTTGAAAAATACACTTCTCTTTTTTCTTTTTGAAAACTACACTTTATTGTATATGATAAGACATATTTATCCTGATTCTAATATTACAAATTTAAATAACTAAAATGTAAATACAAAAATATTATTATTATTTATGTGTGTGAAAATTTTATATTTGAGATAAATACATAATATTGTTGGGGTCTAGTTTTTCACCAAATAAATTGAACTGTTTTACAAGTTCATCAACCATCATTAAAAACAGGCAAACTACACACTTAAAATTAACTGCAACTCCACGAATTCTTATGTGCCCATATGCACAAAGTTCTTAAACATACTATCTTCCATGTAATCATGCTAATCAAAGTACAAAGTTACAGTAACTAATAAATTGAAGCAAAAAGAAAAGAGATACATCAATGCACCATTTGTTTTTATATATCCTGGATTGTTTTCATGAGTGTCTGATCTAATATCAAAACAAAAAAAAATCTTCAAGGGATCCTTAGTATTTGCTAAAGAAGTTTGTAATGTTGATTGATTGGTTTTTGTTTCTGAAAAGATCCTACCAACAAGTATATTAAATAGTGATGAAATATTTAAAAGCATTTTGCCGGGGAAGCAACAGTGGAGCTAGTCGAGCTTGTGCTTCAGATTATGGATACTTGATTTCTTTTTTTAGAGTTTCCAAAATTGGTTACATTCTCGTGTGGGGGTTAATAAGTTTTCTCCATTATGACAGTGACGACAGAGATTTCCAACGAGATAATAATATATTGTCGCATGAATAAAATTTTAAATAAGATTTTATATAGATATTAAGATTATTATTTAGAAAAGAAAATATAAAACCTGATTGTTGTTGGATTTACTTTTTAAACATTTTAAAATTAAATATTAGAATACATATAAACATTTAAATAGAGTATTTTGGTCATTTTATCTATAACTGAGTGCAGTTTTCAAAAACAATAATAAGTAATGTAATTTTCAAAATATAAACTCATATGAAGGTATTTTTCCAAAATTTTCCCTTATTTTTATTTCTTTATATTTACATAAAAACTTTATGTAATTAAAAACCTATGATTGTCGACTCGTAATACGCGATTTTTCCCCCCTAAAATCGCAGACGCAGAACGCTAGTGGAAGACCATTCGATGTGGTTCACACAGAGAGCGTCGGGCTTCTCCACACACGAGCCAAGAACCTCCAAAACGTTGTCGCGTCGTGGCATGGAATCGCTTACGAGACGTTTCATTCCGACATAATCCAAGAACTCCTCCGTCAAGCGGACGTCGCCGCCGGAGCAGAAGCAGAACAGCCACCGCCTTCCGCTCCAGCTCTTACGGAGCGAGCCAAGCGTGTCGTGGAGGAAGTCAAGTTCTTCCAACGGTACGCTCACCACGTGGCAACTAGCGATCATTGCGGCGACGTGCTCAAGAGGATCTACATGATCCCCGAGGAACGCGTCCACATCGTACTAAACGGCGTCGACGAGAGCGTTTTCAAACTGGACGTTTCGAAACGCGAGAGGTTCAGAGAGAGATTCGGCGTTAGGAGCGTCGTCAAGAACAGAGAGCCTCCTCTGGTTCTTGGAATCGCGGGGAGGTTGGTTAAAGACAAAGGCCATCCTTTGATGTTCTCGGCTTTGAAACGTGTGTTTGAAGAAAACAAGAAAGCGCGAGAAAACGTCGTCGTTTTAGTGGCGGGAGATGGACCATGGGGAAACAGATATAAAGAACTCGGGTCTAATAACGTGATCGTTCTTGGACCGTTGGATCAAGAAAAGCTAGCGGAGTTCTACAATGCCATCGATGTGTTTGTGAACCCGACGCTTAGAGCTCAGGGGCTTGATCACACTCTTTTGGAAGCTATGGTTTCAGGGAAACCAGTCTTAGCCACGAGGCTAGCGAGTATCACTGGGTCCGTGGTCGTTGGTCCGCATTTGGGATATACTTTCTCGCCCAGCGTGGAGTCTCTCGCGGAGGCGATTTCACGAGTTGTTAGTGATGGAACAGAGGAACTGGAGAGGAAAGGCAAGGAGGCACGTAAACGATCGTTGAGGCTTTTCACCGCGTCTAAAATGGCTGATGCGTATGAAAGGTTGTTTCTTTGCATTTCGGATAAGAGTTACTGTACAATACAAGCTTGATACATTTGAGCTATAGTTATACTGGTAGAGTTAAAACTAATCATTTGGTAAAACATGAAAGATGTGATGTTCTGTAAGAAGAAGATTAATTTTACATGCGTTGGTTCCTACGTAAAGATGTCTGGTTTGGTCACTTGTTTGAGTTGGTAAAATTCTAAGGTTTTCATATCTTTGTTTAACATGAGACATAGAAAAAGCAGAGAAAATACTGACACAAATGATTAGAACAAGTACTAGACAAATCTATTCAAGACACTTTTACTAGGAGATCTCTTTTATATTATTTTTAATATTAGAAATCGTCTAATAATTTTTCTGCATAAACTTATTTATACAAAGTCTTGGTTCGGTAGATAGTACTTGGCTTGAGCTTTCATGGGGTTTGTGGAGATATTTACAAAGAAACTAAAGGAACTGGTTCTTTAGTAATAAAGAGAACCTTGCCACCAGTTTCCTCTTGAAACATCGTGTGAGTTCTGTCCATTAGTATCGCCTTCTCCGCTTCTTAGACGCTCGTTTCTTACCTGAAAAATGGTTTCTCTGATCAGTCAAGTCCCCCTTTTATTTATTTATTTATTTATTTATTGAAATCGATTAGCAAAATTTAGGTAGATTATGAAGACTCACTGTAGGGTAAGTTTGGTTGGTGCTGGATCGAGAGTATACGTCTTGACCACCGTAGTAAAGAGAAGAGCTTAGATGACATGGCTCAACTCTGTCTTCTTGCGCAGTTGCAGATTCTCTACGTTGAGCTGTATCAGAAAACATATTCATTAGAAGAGGAGAGCTACTCTTGAACAAAGAAAGCAGAGTATTAAGTGAACAAATAAGAAGGAAGTTTTTTTCTAACTGACCTTGTGAACCATGTTTGGAGCTTGGACCGTCTCTTGCAACACCCTGAGAAATCAAATCAAGAAACCGAATAGTAAGCTTCAAGAACCATTCTGATCACTCAAGAAACAAAAGTAGTAGAAAAGGAAGGTAATATAACCTTGGAGGGATGAGGGAAAATGGAAGAGAAGATTCCAGAGGAAGAAGATGGCGGCGAAGGATCTTTGAAGCCAAAGACTTCGGCGGTGAAAGAAGAAGAACTTGATGATCCTACTCGTCCTTTACCTTCCATTAATAACTGTCGAAGCCTATACTCTAATCACTTTGAAACAGATTCTCTTTGTGATTCTTTTTATGTTAAGAGAACTAGAATGAAGAAGAGGACAGTTCTGTAATGTTTGTATATTGACATGATCACAATGGGGGTATATATACATAATGCTACAAGGGATTAGTTTATGGTGATAGTGGAACCATTGTGATCATGATCCTCATCATCATCATCATCATCCATCAAGAAAAAGAATCCCCTTATTAGTGTATGTTCTCTCTTCTTGACGTCGAAAAGACTATTGCTTCTTTTTCATTTCTATTTATAAATTATTTCAAATTTATTTTTCTTGCTTGAGAAATTTAGAAGCTTCGCTATCTTTCTTCTTTGCCATTCTTTATAGTTAGTGCTTAACTTTTGTTTTCAATTGTAACGATTTATTTCAAAATTTTCTATATATTTTTTTGTTGAAAACCTACTGAAAATTTTGGATTCTTTATTTCTTCTGGATAGAGACACAAACAATGAGATTCTTCTCAGACTTCTTGTAATAACATAAAGAGATATCTTGAAGAGGATAAGTCCGGCGTCGGATTTTCATGTCGGACCAATGATCTGTCGCCACGTCTTATTCCGAGGATAAGTTGCCGACCCTTCTTTATTACATAGGGCCAAAGTGGAAAAGAAAACAGAAGAACTTGAGCTTCTTTAACTAGCACGCATGATCCGTTTTTTAGATATGAAATAGTTGCCTTTTAATTTTTTAAATAATACGAAAAGCATTATGCCAAAAACAATACTATTATATTGGTTTTAACTTTATATCTATAAAATTATTTTAGCATTAATAAAAGAACATATGATCAAAGACAAGAAGATTTGGTCCACAGAAATTCTCCACTTGATGAAGTCTATTCGTTTTCTTCTTCTTTATCTTGAATGCTCACAAATCAATCATTTGGAATTATCAAAATATTTCAAAAAAGC
This genomic interval from Brassica oleracea var. oleracea cultivar TO1000 chromosome C2, BOL, whole genome shotgun sequence contains the following:
- the LOC106322679 gene encoding uncharacterized protein LOC106322679, giving the protein MARENPLMSFSFSLRYLCHFTLLISVLSFVSFLFRHNTTLCYFPYDHNPNTDHTFDHTHDNETIDLLTFSSAWNHLTFSPSKPNKILKIAVVVKKWPQKSQAGGLERHALTLHLALANRGHEVHVFTAASPSFPEYGLKNLRFHLSEPTSGGYLDQASLSQELQTQNASGRPFDVVHTESVGLLHTRAKNLQNVVASWHGIAYETFHSDIIQELLRQADVAAGAEAEQPPPSAPALTERAKRVVEEVKFFQRYAHHVATSDHCGDVLKRIYMIPEERVHIVLNGVDESVFKLDVSKRERFRERFGVRSVVKNREPPLVLGIAGRLVKDKGHPLMFSALKRVFEENKKARENVVVLVAGDGPWGNRYKELGSNNVIVLGPLDQEKLAEFYNAIDVFVNPTLRAQGLDHTLLEAMVSGKPVLATRLASITGSVVVGPHLGYTFSPSVESLAEAISRVVSDGTEELERKGKEARKRSLRLFTASKMADAYERLFLCISDKSYCTIQA
- the LOC106322680 gene encoding uncharacterized protein LOC106322680, which translates into the protein MEGKGRVGSSSSSSFTAEVFGFKDPSPPSSSSGIFSSIFPHPSKGVARDGPSSKHGSQAQRRESATAQEDRVEPCHLSSSLYYGGQDVYSRSSTNQTYPTVRNERLRSGEGDTNGQNSHDVSRGNWWQGSLYY